One segment of Pseudomonas sp. FP2196 DNA contains the following:
- a CDS encoding DUF4280 domain-containing protein, translating into MGCPQVCATATLQCSFGAAPSMLNVLPVNRTLTGGMPAANIMDHIPLVNILPFGVCMSLANPMVAAATAAALGVLTPMPCIPATATPWIPGGAPTLLLGGMPAIDANSTLMCNWAGVIKIVVPGQMQMLIP; encoded by the coding sequence ATGGGCTGTCCGCAAGTCTGTGCCACTGCCACTTTGCAATGCAGCTTCGGCGCCGCTCCGTCGATGCTCAATGTGTTGCCGGTCAATCGCACGCTGACCGGTGGGATGCCTGCAGCGAACATCATGGATCACATCCCGTTGGTCAATATCCTGCCGTTCGGCGTGTGCATGAGCCTGGCCAATCCGATGGTGGCCGCCGCGACGGCGGCTGCGCTGGGAGTGTTGACGCCGATGCCGTGCATTCCGGCGACGGCCACGCCGTGGATTCCCGGCGGTGCACCGACATTGTTGCTTGGCGGGATGCCGGCGATCGATGCCAACAGTACGTTGATGTGCAACTGGGCGGGGGTGATCAAGATTGTCGTGCCGGGGCAGATGCAGATGCTGATTCCCTGA
- a CDS encoding toxin-antitoxin system YwqK family antitoxin, translating to MAITPLDLQQDDKQLKGRLQDGQLDGPLNIKDDGRKQADLQYSQGELQGTSLLYHPNGKVSAQMPFVRDKLQGVASFYAPEGFLQRKATYRRGLLHGEAFNYFPDGQVAEAECYRDGVREGRYQRFHPNGKTAMQARYMNGQLLEPEQGFAEDGRPLGDDGKPISRVRWWYQRWVDPQQT from the coding sequence ATGGCGATCACACCGCTGGATTTGCAGCAGGATGACAAGCAGCTCAAGGGGCGCTTGCAGGACGGCCAGCTCGACGGCCCGCTAAACATCAAGGATGACGGGCGCAAACAAGCGGATTTGCAGTACAGCCAAGGCGAGTTGCAGGGTACGTCGCTGCTCTATCACCCCAATGGCAAGGTTTCGGCGCAGATGCCGTTTGTACGTGACAAGTTGCAAGGCGTGGCGAGTTTTTATGCGCCCGAGGGCTTTTTACAGCGCAAGGCGACTTATCGGCGCGGGTTGTTGCATGGCGAGGCGTTCAATTATTTTCCGGATGGGCAAGTGGCGGAGGCCGAGTGTTATCGCGATGGCGTGCGTGAGGGACGCTATCAGCGCTTTCATCCGAACGGGAAAACAGCGATGCAAGCGCGGTATATGAATGGGCAGTTGTTGGAGCCGGAACAAGGGTTTGCCGAGGATGGCCGGCCATTGGGAGACGACGGCAAGCCGATTTCGCGGGTGCGGTGGTGGTATCAGCGGTGGGTTGATCCGCAGCAGACCTGA
- the tssI gene encoding type VI secretion system tip protein VgrG: MPRATDSNTSLSLTAASLSALYPESLSGDEALNMLGAQVLNGLNDGTPLTLTSAVATHVTTTFHNDAQLRPFDALVAEIRQLPADATAERYQLLLRPWLWWLTLASNNRVFQNLATSDIVTTIFKAHGFNDFKLSLTGSYTPREYCVQYGETDFAFVSRLLEEEGIFWFFTHDDGKHTLVLGDSNDAFVQIPNGPTVSYLGQGLGERELHGIRSGQVCLQAVAGVYRATDYEFTTPTTSLYDQAEAVAGPLSMYEHPGGYNAKARGDTLTKQRVDGLRSEEKRFVGESDCRWLVPGHWFTLDGHDDASLNIDWVVTRVTHGVSHEQYRNRFEAIPKSTPFRPQRLTPKPRMHTQTAIVVGKSGEEIWTDEYGRIKLQFPWDRDGKNDETSSCWVRVVLPWSGKGFGMQFIPRIGQEVIVTFIDGDPDRPLVTGCVYNGDNALPYALPANQTQSGIKTQSSKGGGGFNELRFEDKKDAEEVFLQAQKDLNINVLNDTTATVGHDETLTVQNARTRTVKDGDETVTLEKGKRSVTIQTGSDSLDVKDSRTVTVGADQNHSTGGNYTDKVTGDYNLTVDGNLTIKVSGTLTLQSGGSFTIKSGADLATSASTSITQKAGTAMTNQAGTSLDNKAGTTLTNDAGISLTNKGAASQTVDGGGMLTIKGGLVQVN, translated from the coding sequence ATGCCGCGCGCTACCGACAGCAACACCAGCCTGTCCCTGACCGCAGCCTCGCTGTCGGCGCTTTACCCTGAGTCGCTCTCGGGTGATGAAGCGTTAAACATGCTGGGCGCACAAGTGCTCAACGGCCTCAACGACGGCACGCCCCTCACCCTGACCTCCGCCGTCGCTACTCACGTCACCACGACTTTTCACAACGACGCCCAACTGCGCCCGTTCGACGCCCTCGTCGCCGAGATCCGCCAACTGCCCGCCGATGCCACTGCGGAGCGCTATCAACTCCTGCTCCGGCCATGGCTGTGGTGGCTGACGCTCGCGAGCAACAACCGCGTATTCCAGAACCTCGCCACCTCGGACATCGTCACCACAATCTTCAAGGCGCATGGCTTTAACGATTTCAAGCTCTCACTGACCGGCAGTTACACGCCACGCGAATACTGCGTTCAGTACGGCGAAACTGATTTCGCCTTCGTCTCGCGGTTGTTGGAGGAAGAAGGCATTTTCTGGTTTTTCACCCATGACGATGGCAAGCACACGCTGGTTTTGGGCGACAGCAACGATGCCTTCGTGCAGATTCCCAATGGGCCGACCGTCAGTTATCTGGGACAAGGATTGGGCGAACGGGAGTTGCACGGTATCCGTTCCGGTCAGGTCTGTTTGCAAGCGGTGGCCGGCGTATACCGAGCGACGGATTATGAATTCACCACGCCGACCACCTCACTGTACGACCAGGCTGAAGCGGTGGCCGGGCCACTTTCCATGTACGAACATCCGGGCGGTTACAACGCCAAGGCGCGCGGCGATACGCTGACCAAGCAGCGGGTCGACGGCTTGCGCAGTGAGGAAAAACGCTTTGTCGGCGAGAGCGACTGTCGCTGGCTGGTGCCTGGGCACTGGTTCACGCTCGACGGGCATGACGATGCCAGTCTGAACATCGATTGGGTGGTGACACGTGTCACCCATGGCGTCAGCCATGAGCAGTATCGCAACCGTTTCGAGGCAATCCCCAAGTCCACACCGTTTCGCCCGCAACGGCTGACGCCAAAACCGCGCATGCACACGCAGACCGCGATTGTGGTCGGTAAGTCCGGCGAAGAAATCTGGACCGACGAGTACGGCCGGATCAAGTTGCAGTTCCCGTGGGATCGCGATGGCAAGAACGATGAAACCAGCTCTTGCTGGGTACGCGTGGTGTTGCCGTGGAGTGGCAAGGGCTTCGGCATGCAGTTTATCCCGCGCATCGGCCAGGAAGTCATCGTTACGTTTATCGATGGCGACCCGGATCGGCCGCTGGTGACCGGTTGCGTCTACAACGGCGATAACGCCCTGCCCTATGCCCTGCCGGCCAATCAGACCCAGTCCGGGATCAAGACTCAGTCTTCCAAGGGGGGCGGCGGCTTCAACGAGTTGCGCTTCGAGGATAAGAAAGACGCCGAAGAGGTATTTTTGCAGGCGCAGAAGGATCTGAATATCAACGTGCTCAACGACACCACTGCCACCGTCGGCCATGACGAAACCCTCACGGTGCAGAATGCCCGCACCCGCACGGTCAAGGACGGCGATGAGACCGTCACTCTGGAGAAGGGCAAACGCAGCGTGACGATTCAGACCGGCAGCGACAGCCTCGATGTGAAGGACAGCCGCACGGTGACGGTCGGTGCCGATCAGAATCACAGCACTGGCGGCAACTACACTGACAAAGTCACTGGCGATTACAACCTGACCGTGGACGGCAACCTGACGATCAAGGTCAGCGGCACCCTGACCCTGCAAAGCGGTGGCAGCTTCACGATCAAGAGCGGCGCCGACCTGGCGACCTCGGCCAGCACCTCGATCACCCAAAAGGCCGGCACCGCCATGACCAATCAGGCCGGTACTTCGCTGGACAACAAGGCCGGCACCACGCTGACCAACGACGCTGGCATCAGCCTGACCAACAAGGGCGCGGCTTCGCAGACCGTCGATGGCGGCGGCATGCTGACCATCAAGGGCGGTCTGGTGCAGGTCAACTGA
- the tssH gene encoding type VI secretion system ATPase TssH, with protein sequence MELASLIGRLNPDNRRALERAAQRCLQRGHHFVEIEHLLLELLDIEGGDFAFLLPRFGLERDALTAEINKALELFKSGSTRTPALSSHTLGLLEDAVVQASVLGIDSIRSGLLLLALIDRDERRSLLLNSASSLLRIPKEALRANLLEWTEKSREHVGARSVSSGNPAPRQDAVLDQYTQDLTADAHAGRIDPIVGRDGEIRQCIDILLRRRQNNPILVGAPGVGKTAVVEGLALRIAAGDVPPSLQEVSLRVLDLGLLQAGAGVKGEFEQRLKGVIDAVRNADKPIILFIDEAHTLIGAGGAEGGSDAANLLKPALARGELRTLAATTWMEYKKYFEKDPALARRFQLVQVEEPDEITAVEMLRGVAAKLEQHHGVQVLDAAIHEAVKLSHRYISGRQLPDKAISVLDTACARVALGQHDVPPPLESLRHRQNSLKDEVERLRREQATGLDHRERITLLESESTGNVQAIRELETRWGEERVAVRELLDTRRELLDLSERADSDKPDEATDSRIDHLAAELLRLEAGLDAIRQDDPLVPEQVDAKTVAAVIAGWTGIPVGKMLADEAHAVRTLGQRMGQRVMGQSTALNTIAQRLQAYRAGLTDPQKPVGVFLLVGPTGVGKTETAYALADALYGGERNLISINLSEYQEAHTVSQLKGAPPGYVGYGSGGVLTEAVRRKPYSVVLLDEIEKAHPDVLEAFYNVFDKGLMEDGTGLVVDFKNTVMLATSNVGAELLLDTPVAQLGSEAFNEALHKVLLQAFRPAFLARMTVVAYRPLDEATLEGIVLAKLEKLRGRYKAATGKQFEFDSGIVKAVLAKCSAAGARDVENVLMTQVTGKLAEWVLE encoded by the coding sequence ATGGAATTGGCCAGCCTGATCGGACGCCTTAACCCGGACAACCGCCGCGCCCTCGAACGCGCCGCGCAACGCTGCTTGCAACGCGGGCATCACTTTGTCGAAATCGAGCATTTGCTGCTGGAATTGCTCGACATCGAGGGCGGTGATTTTGCCTTTCTGTTGCCACGATTCGGGTTGGAACGTGATGCGCTGACGGCGGAAATCAACAAGGCTCTGGAGCTGTTCAAGTCTGGCAGCACGCGCACGCCGGCACTGTCTTCGCACACGTTGGGGTTACTGGAAGATGCGGTGGTGCAGGCCAGTGTGCTGGGGATCGACAGCATTCGTTCCGGGCTGCTCTTGCTGGCGTTGATAGACCGCGACGAGCGCCGCAGTTTATTGCTTAACAGTGCGTCCTCGTTACTGCGAATTCCCAAGGAGGCCCTGCGTGCGAATCTGCTGGAGTGGACGGAAAAATCTCGTGAACATGTCGGTGCGCGCTCTGTTTCTTCTGGCAATCCCGCGCCACGGCAGGACGCGGTGCTGGACCAATACACCCAGGATCTGACCGCCGATGCCCACGCCGGACGCATTGATCCGATCGTAGGCCGCGACGGCGAGATCCGTCAGTGCATCGACATTCTGTTAAGGCGACGACAGAACAACCCGATTCTGGTCGGCGCACCGGGCGTGGGTAAAACCGCCGTGGTCGAAGGCCTGGCCCTGCGCATCGCCGCCGGGGATGTGCCGCCGTCGCTGCAGGAAGTCAGTCTGCGGGTGCTCGACCTCGGTCTTTTGCAGGCCGGCGCCGGGGTCAAGGGCGAGTTCGAACAGCGGCTCAAAGGCGTGATCGACGCGGTACGCAATGCCGACAAACCGATCATCCTGTTCATCGATGAAGCCCATACATTGATCGGCGCCGGCGGTGCCGAGGGCGGCAGCGATGCAGCCAACTTGCTCAAACCGGCGCTGGCCCGTGGCGAGTTGCGTACCCTCGCCGCAACAACGTGGATGGAATACAAAAAATACTTCGAGAAAGACCCGGCCCTCGCCCGCCGCTTCCAGCTTGTACAAGTTGAAGAGCCGGACGAAATCACTGCCGTGGAAATGCTCCGTGGTGTCGCCGCCAAACTCGAACAGCACCACGGCGTACAAGTGCTCGACGCAGCGATCCATGAAGCGGTGAAACTCTCGCACCGTTACATCTCCGGTCGCCAGTTGCCGGACAAAGCCATCAGCGTGCTCGACACCGCGTGCGCCCGGGTTGCCCTCGGTCAGCATGACGTGCCGCCGCCGCTGGAGAGCCTGCGCCATCGGCAGAACAGTCTCAAGGATGAAGTTGAACGCCTGCGCCGGGAGCAGGCCACCGGCCTTGATCATCGCGAGCGCATCACCCTGCTGGAAAGCGAATCCACCGGCAATGTGCAGGCGATCCGCGAACTGGAAACCCGCTGGGGTGAAGAGCGCGTGGCCGTGCGTGAACTGCTCGACACCCGCCGCGAACTGCTCGACCTGAGCGAGCGCGCCGACAGTGACAAACCCGATGAAGCCACCGACAGCCGCATCGATCATCTGGCCGCCGAACTGCTGCGCCTTGAGGCCGGACTCGATGCGATCCGCCAGGACGATCCGCTGGTGCCCGAACAGGTCGATGCGAAAACCGTCGCCGCTGTGATTGCCGGATGGACGGGTATTCCGGTCGGCAAAATGCTCGCCGACGAGGCCCACGCCGTGCGCACTCTGGGACAACGCATGGGCCAACGAGTGATGGGCCAAAGCACCGCGCTCAATACCATCGCCCAGCGCTTGCAGGCCTATCGCGCCGGGCTGACCGATCCGCAAAAACCGGTCGGGGTGTTCCTGCTGGTCGGCCCTACCGGTGTCGGTAAAACCGAAACGGCTTATGCACTGGCCGACGCGTTGTACGGCGGCGAACGCAATCTGATCAGCATCAATCTCTCGGAATATCAGGAGGCTCACACCGTTAGCCAACTCAAAGGCGCCCCGCCCGGTTATGTCGGGTATGGCAGTGGTGGCGTGTTGACTGAAGCGGTGCGGCGTAAACCGTACTCGGTGGTGCTGCTCGATGAAATCGAAAAGGCCCATCCGGATGTGCTGGAGGCGTTTTACAACGTCTTCGATAAGGGTTTGATGGAGGACGGCACCGGGTTGGTGGTGGACTTCAAGAACACTGTGATGCTGGCCACCAGCAACGTCGGTGCTGAGCTTTTACTGGATACACCCGTGGCACAACTCGGCAGTGAGGCCTTCAACGAGGCACTGCATAAAGTCTTGCTGCAAGCGTTCCGCCCGGCGTTTCTGGCACGCATGACCGTGGTTGCCTATCGACCACTGGATGAGGCAACGCTGGAAGGGATTGTGCTGGCGAAGCTGGAGAAATTGCGTGGCCGCTATAAAGCGGCGACGGGCAAACAGTTCGAGTTTGATTCGGGAATTGTTAAAGCGGTGCTCGCCAAATGCAGTGCGGCGGGTGCGCGAGATGTCGAGAATGTGTTGATGACACAGGTGACGGGGAAGTTGGCGGAGTGGGTGTTGGAGTAA
- the tssG gene encoding type VI secretion system baseplate subunit TssG, with protein MATPSRHAPVALTLSQRLRRDPQAFEWLQALLLLEREQPQAQSLGSGTAPQAEALKLRGPLTPMFAASQIESLHEQPGEPLTLDTPIFGLGGPDGPLPYAYQEWLQQRARAKDHAPAEFLDLFQHRLLSLLYKVMRKHRIALGFVTPGASPVQAQLRALTGLLPKSLQERQAVPDCAVLACTALFADGRRSLAGFAAIVREQFAVPVELSAYEGAWREIPPTSRSVIKPGGRNLQLGRSAVAGTRVWDEHAGIRLTLGPLPSAQAGRFLPDGEAHPALASLAALYFGPDLDVTLVLLIRGAGPMKLSRQAPALVSWNGGLQRQASLAVQRIETRLRQLEIT; from the coding sequence ATGGCAACCCCAAGCCGGCATGCCCCTGTCGCTCTGACCCTGAGCCAGCGTCTGCGCCGCGATCCGCAAGCGTTCGAGTGGTTGCAGGCGTTGCTGCTGCTCGAGCGCGAGCAACCGCAAGCCCAATCCTTGGGCAGCGGCACCGCACCGCAAGCGGAAGCGCTGAAACTGCGCGGCCCACTGACGCCGATGTTCGCCGCCAGCCAGATCGAAAGCCTGCACGAACAACCGGGCGAACCGCTGACCCTCGATACACCGATCTTCGGCCTCGGCGGCCCCGACGGCCCCCTGCCCTACGCTTATCAGGAATGGCTGCAACAGCGGGCACGGGCCAAGGATCATGCGCCGGCGGAGTTTCTCGATCTGTTCCAGCATCGCCTGCTCAGTTTGCTCTACAAGGTGATGCGCAAACACCGCATCGCCCTCGGCTTTGTCACACCGGGCGCGTCGCCGGTGCAGGCGCAACTGCGTGCGCTGACCGGATTGCTACCCAAGTCTCTGCAAGAACGCCAGGCGGTTCCCGACTGCGCAGTGCTGGCCTGCACGGCGTTATTCGCCGATGGCCGCCGCTCGCTGGCCGGGTTCGCCGCGATTGTGCGCGAGCAGTTTGCCGTGCCGGTCGAGCTGAGTGCCTACGAAGGCGCATGGCGCGAGATTCCGCCCACGAGCCGCAGCGTCATCAAGCCCGGCGGGCGCAATCTGCAATTGGGGCGCAGCGCCGTCGCGGGTACACGAGTGTGGGATGAACACGCCGGCATTCGCCTCACGCTCGGGCCCCTGCCCTCGGCGCAGGCCGGGCGTTTCCTGCCGGACGGCGAGGCCCATCCGGCACTGGCCAGCCTTGCCGCGCTGTATTTCGGCCCGGACCTGGATGTGACGCTGGTGCTGCTGATACGCGGTGCCGGGCCGATGAAACTCAGTCGTCAGGCGCCGGCACTGGTGAGCTGGAACGGCGGTTTGCAACGTCAGGCCAGCCTCGCCGTGCAGCGCATTGAAACCCGTCTTCGTCAGCTGGAGATCACCTGA
- the tssF gene encoding type VI secretion system baseplate subunit TssF: MSDSIDPQLLDYYQRELTWLRHAGGQFAERYPKVARRLQLSPGECPDPHVERLLEGFALLAARLQRRLDDDYAEFSDALLEQLYPLAMRPLPSCAIVQFEPDPSKGKLDEGYPLPRDTPLFVTTSKGESIHFRTSAAVCLWPIEVSEALLLGSDEAQALTGVAQSRSALRLSLRCLGESQWSELKIEQLRIHLAASPVVNACLYDLLGAHAVQVLAGSPGSVPIALKGLPKIVGFSDDEVMLPDEDGVHPGMRLLAEYFAFPDKFHFFDLPLDGVASDSQTLYLYIVFDRAPASRLHLQASDIALGCAPVINLFPRTSEPLRPDGTRSEYRLIADSHRENSVEIHSIRGMRASSRAGVQRLPAYYGSQHSGGDQQRYWHARRVSGMTPNRLGSDLLVSVVDTRFEPQTDLPDYSLTAELLCTNRHLAQSLPAGTPLGFERPGPVAWARLRNPPSPQSLPRLDGDSRWRLVSQLTLNHLSLVEGAQALDALKEILHLHNLRDESSALRQIDGLLSLSCERVIGHVGVDAWRGWRNGLEVQLQLDSQHFVGSSAVLFSAVLAQFFSVYATANRFVRTVLMQQDKEIKAWQPQAGMPLSL; encoded by the coding sequence ATGAGCGACTCGATTGACCCGCAACTGCTCGACTACTACCAACGGGAGTTGACCTGGCTGCGGCATGCTGGCGGCCAGTTTGCCGAGCGCTATCCGAAAGTCGCGCGGCGTCTGCAACTGTCCCCCGGCGAATGCCCCGACCCGCATGTCGAACGTTTGCTCGAAGGTTTCGCCCTGCTGGCGGCGCGTCTGCAACGACGGCTCGATGACGATTACGCCGAGTTCAGCGATGCGCTGCTTGAGCAGCTTTATCCATTGGCCATGCGCCCGCTGCCGTCCTGCGCGATTGTCCAGTTCGAACCAGACCCGAGCAAAGGCAAACTCGACGAGGGTTATCCCCTGCCCCGCGACACGCCACTGTTCGTGACCACCAGCAAAGGCGAGAGCATCCACTTTCGTACCTCGGCCGCCGTGTGTCTGTGGCCGATCGAAGTGAGCGAAGCGCTGTTGCTCGGCAGTGATGAAGCGCAGGCGCTGACCGGTGTCGCGCAATCGCGCTCGGCATTGCGCCTGAGCCTGCGCTGCCTGGGCGAAAGCCAGTGGTCGGAACTTAAGATCGAGCAATTGCGCATCCACCTGGCCGCATCGCCGGTGGTCAATGCCTGCCTTTACGACCTGCTCGGCGCCCATGCGGTGCAGGTGCTGGCAGGGTCGCCGGGCAGTGTGCCGATTGCATTGAAAGGCTTGCCGAAAATTGTCGGTTTCAGCGATGACGAAGTCATGTTGCCCGATGAAGACGGCGTACATCCGGGCATGCGTCTGCTGGCCGAGTACTTCGCCTTCCCGGACAAATTCCACTTTTTCGATCTGCCACTGGACGGTGTCGCCAGTGACAGTCAGACGCTGTATCTGTACATCGTTTTCGACCGTGCGCCGGCCAGTCGCTTGCATTTGCAGGCCAGTGACATCGCTCTCGGTTGCGCGCCTGTGATCAACCTGTTCCCGCGTACCTCCGAGCCCCTGCGCCCGGACGGCACGCGAAGCGAGTACCGTCTGATCGCCGACAGCCATCGCGAGAACAGCGTCGAAATCCACAGCATTCGTGGCATGCGCGCCAGTTCCAGAGCCGGCGTGCAGCGCCTGCCCGCCTATTACGGCAGTCAGCACAGCGGCGGCGATCAACAACGTTACTGGCATGCCCGGCGAGTCAGCGGCATGACCCCGAACCGGCTCGGCAGCGATCTGTTGGTGAGCGTGGTCGATACCCGTTTCGAACCGCAAACCGATCTGCCCGATTACAGCCTGACCGCCGAATTGCTATGCACCAATCGGCACCTTGCGCAGAGCCTGCCCGCCGGCACACCGCTAGGTTTCGAGCGCCCCGGCCCGGTGGCCTGGGCGCGTCTGCGCAACCCGCCGAGCCCGCAGAGCTTGCCACGCCTGGACGGTGATTCGCGCTGGCGGCTGGTGTCGCAATTGACCCTCAATCATCTGTCACTGGTCGAAGGGGCGCAGGCGCTCGATGCCCTCAAGGAGATCCTGCATCTGCATAACCTGCGCGATGAAAGCAGCGCTTTGCGCCAGATCGACGGCCTGTTGAGTCTGAGTTGCGAACGGGTAATCGGCCATGTCGGCGTCGATGCGTGGCGCGGTTGGCGCAATGGTCTTGAAGTGCAATTGCAGCTCGATTCACAGCATTTTGTCGGTAGCAGCGCGGTACTTTTTTCGGCGGTGCTGGCACAGTTCTTTTCGGTGTACGCCACGGCCAATCGCTTTGTGCGCACAGTGCTGATGCAGCAAGACAAGGAGATCAAGGCATGGCAACCCCAAGCCGGCATGCCCCTGTCGCTCTGA
- the tssE gene encoding type VI secretion system baseplate subunit TssE, producing MAGTGMLPPLFERLASSETESTREFDRQDLLDSVHAELGRLFNTRRGPRALTDPPSVIDYGIADWSALQQQRSDDRRRLARDIREAITHFEPRLKLGEVQVNPLPEQPQKMSIRLVGELRSGEQHWPVAFVIEPGGQGLEVRHERLD from the coding sequence ATGGCAGGCACCGGTATGCTCCCGCCGCTGTTCGAACGCCTCGCCTCCAGCGAGACCGAGAGCACGCGGGAGTTCGATCGGCAGGACTTGCTCGACTCGGTGCACGCCGAGCTCGGACGCCTGTTCAACACCCGCCGTGGCCCGCGCGCACTGACTGACCCACCCAGCGTAATCGACTACGGCATCGCCGACTGGAGTGCCCTGCAACAACAACGCAGCGATGACCGCCGTCGGCTGGCGCGGGACATCCGCGAAGCCATCACCCATTTCGAACCACGCCTGAAACTGGGCGAAGTTCAGGTCAATCCCCTGCCCGAGCAACCGCAGAAAATGAGCATTCGCCTGGTCGGCGAGTTGCGCAGCGGCGAGCAGCACTGGCCGGTGGCATTTGTCATCGAGCCCGGCGGCCAGGGGCTGGAGGTGCGTCATGAGCGACTCGATTGA
- a CDS encoding Hcp family type VI secretion system effector yields MDAIILDLGGDIKGDSLLEGFADKIEVMSYSHNVAMQVTNDVSNSERTSGKPHVGEFTVTKFIDSSTPSLNEYCCAGKPIPEAIITIGRNAAEGSGQLMPFIVYTLTNVVLSNVSVSGGTGGKPVETVSLNFTKIKWELTAQKDDGTKEGTAASTWDMAANKLVS; encoded by the coding sequence ATGGATGCAATCATTCTCGACCTCGGCGGCGACATCAAAGGCGACAGCCTGCTCGAGGGCTTCGCGGACAAGATCGAAGTCATGTCCTACAGCCACAACGTGGCAATGCAAGTGACCAACGACGTCAGCAACTCGGAGCGAACCTCCGGCAAACCCCACGTCGGCGAATTCACCGTGACCAAGTTCATTGACAGCTCGACACCGTCCCTCAACGAATACTGCTGCGCCGGCAAACCGATCCCCGAAGCCATCATCACCATCGGGCGTAACGCCGCCGAAGGCAGCGGACAATTGATGCCGTTCATCGTCTACACCCTGACCAACGTGGTGCTGTCGAACGTCAGCGTCAGCGGGGGTACCGGGGGCAAACCGGTGGAAACCGTTTCGCTGAACTTCACCAAGATCAAATGGGAACTCACCGCGCAGAAAGACGACGGCACCAAGGAAGGCACCGCCGCGTCGACGTGGGACATGGCCGCCAACAAGCTCGTCAGCTAA